The proteins below are encoded in one region of Belonocnema kinseyi isolate 2016_QV_RU_SX_M_011 chromosome 3, B_treatae_v1, whole genome shotgun sequence:
- the LOC117168957 gene encoding WD repeat-containing protein 43, whose protein sequence is MASPGCCAFSNDGQYLANCGIDGKLKIYETATNRLKVDYVPNQHLKSPCSVLRWITVSLQSSSSPSPWKKRKRKSMEDESLQKEVIAMGSANGNITIFDVASSSVSVQLQNGHTTSVSAIAWEAWTGLFTAAEDHQIIHWNMQENGIKCKWKSGKGKVTAIAILPDGCSILTGERVITWWDLSTKGVIGTFTGHVNQVNSLNIVRIDDDTSYLISGASGDSYLSVWSLNEAKKDKTSVATFTMQDEAMSISSRLIEDSQVMVLAVTRSGQAHVYKYQPNGTTLKPIKPSTNIFVVADSSQKEQNIQQIPILKAQLTEDRKCLLAYGSFSNITFEKVAPDFSEKVVYLERTDYKRPREKKEEALSKIKATDIEGEVQYLVPGATGTTQKRSGRSGAGSQIPLKDRLENLSLNTETSMPGKTTSKGDNMVQLLMQGLQSKEKDILNNVLFIKKESVIKNTIAKLPVQAIIPLLKELTVMLQGKTYPSKIAVMWLKALIATHAAQLLSHPDIGEELSPILSIVDAKLTLLTELARLRGRVSLITGQISHINEKQERDPTEESLLVYQDQDSSDESTDVNEVELGSESDENWEEISDQEQQDEAENCKSDDDASICS, encoded by the exons ATGGCGAGTCCGGGTTGTTGCGCGTTTTCCAACGACGGCCAATATTTAGCAAATTGCGGCATTGATGGCAAATTAAAGATTTACGAAACGGCCACAAATCGCCTAAAAGTAGACTATGTTCCTAATCAACATTTAAAATCCCCTTGCAGTGTACTGAGATGGATAACTGTGAGCCTTCAATCATCAAGCTCG cCTTCGCCATGGAAGAAACGGAAGAGGAAATCGATGGAGGACGAATCACTTCAAAAGGAAGTAATAGCAATGGGTTCCGCAAACGGAAACATAACAATATTCGACGTAGCTTCTTCATCAGTTAGTGTTCAACTACAAAATGGCCACACAACGTCCGTTTCAGCGATTGCGTGGGAAGCATGGACTGGTCTTTTTACAGCAGCTGAGGACCACCAAATCATACACTGGAATATGCAGGAAAACGGTATCAAGTGTAAATGGAAATCGGGCAAAGGAAAAGTGACTGCCATTGCAATTTTACCCGACGGCTGTTCAATCCTCACTGGTGAGAGAGTTATAACCTGGTGGGACCTTTCGACGAAAGGCGTGATCGGAACTTTTACTGGACATGTTAATCAAGTTAATTCTTTGAACATCGTAAGGATAGACGATGATACTAGTTACCTCATCAGTGGTGCCAGTGGAGACTCGTACCTCAGCGTCTGGTCTCTCAATGAA GCTAAGAAGGATAAGACTTCCGTTGCAACATTCACGATGCAGGATGAAGCGATGTCTATTTCTTCGAGATTGATTGAAGATTCGCAAGTGATGGTACTTGCAGTGACGAGAAGCGGCCAAGCTCACGTGTATAAATATCAACCGAATGGAACAACCCTAAAACCAATTAAACCCTCCACAAACATATTCGTTGTAGCTGACTCCAGTCAAAAGGAGCAAAACATCCAACAAATTCCCATTTTGAAAGCACAACTAACAGAAGATAGAAAATGTCTTTTGGCTTatggatcattttcaaatataactttTGAGAAAGTAGCACCCGATTTTTCGGAAAAGGTCGTGTATTTGGAGAGGACGGATTACAAGAGGCCAAGGGAGAAAAAAGAAGAGGCTCTTTCGAAAATAAAGGCGACGGATATTGAGGGCGAAGTGCAGTACCTCGTGCCAg gAGCAACGGGTACGACACAAAAAAGATCGGGACGTTCTGGAGCAGGTTCTCAGATACCTTTGAAGGACCGATTGGAAAATCTTAGTTTGAATACTGAAACTAGCATGCCAGGAAAAACAACGAGTAAAGGAGATAACATGGTGCAGTTGCTCATGCAAGGCTTACAGAGTAaggaaaaagatattttaaacaatgtgCTCTTCATCAAGAAAGAAAGCGTGATTAAAAATACGATCGCCAAGTTGCCAGTTCAGGCGATCATACCTCTACTTAAGGAATTAACAGTCATGTTGCAAGGAAAGACTTACCC aagtaaAATTGCAGTTATGTGGTTGAAAGCTTTGATCGCAACACATGCCGCACAGCTATTATCGCATCCAGATATTGGAGAAGAACTCAGTCCCATTTTAAGTATAGTAGATGCCAAGTTAACTCTCTTAACCGAATTAGCAAGGTTAAGAGGGCGTGTTTCTCTAATAACTGGACAGATTTCGCACATTAACGAAAAACAGGAAAGGGATCCTACAGAAGAAAGTCTACTCGTTTATCAGGATCAAG ATTCCTCGGATGAAAGTACGGACGTAAATGAAGTAGAATTAGGAAGCGAGTCGGACGAAAATTGGGAAGAGATTTCGGATCAAGAACAACAAGATGAAGCTGAAAACTGTAAATCGGACGACGATGCTTCCATTTGCAGTTGA